Within the Rosa rugosa chromosome 2, drRosRugo1.1, whole genome shotgun sequence genome, the region ATGCAAACAGTTTCACATGTTATGCATGTTGTGATATATGGTGCATTTAAATAATTTATCGGTAATATAAATTAGTATTTTAACTGTGGTTTTAGATTAATTTTTGATAAGATGTCATATATATGAGACTATCAGCAATACTTGCGTTCACAGGGTATTGTTTTTTTGGCATTAACTGCTATATTTGATTCGTTAAAGCCTCAACCCTGTTTAATCGGATTACAAATATGCCAGCCAACCTCAACTCTGCAATATACAATCTTGTATACGGGTATAGCTTTGGCATCAATTGGCTTGGGAGGTACACGCTTTACCCTAGCAACAGTGGGAGCTAATCAATTGGATAAGCCTAAAAATCAAGCAACTTTCTTTAACTGGTACTTCATTGGCATATACTCTGCTTCAACCGTAGCTCTAACTGTCATCGTGTACATAGAGGACAATGTGGGATTTAAATGGGGTTTTGGCCTAGCTGTTGCTGCCAATGTTATTGGCTTGGCCATTTTCTTATCTGGAACCCGTTTCTACCATTTTAATAAGCCTCAAGGGAGTCCATTTGTCGGTTTAGCTCGTGTCATTGTTGCTACTACCTGGAAAAGGAATCTCCAACTCTCATCTGAAAGCAAGGATTATTGTTACTATGGGCATGAGGGAGTGACCAACAGGGTGGCCACAACACCAAGCAGGAGCTTCAGGTACAAAGTATAAGCTACGGATGCTCCAAATCGGAATATGATCATACATTTATGCAACTGATGGTGCTCTCTTTGTATACAGTTTCCTTAACCGTGCAGCACAGAAAGCTGAAGGAGACATCAAACCAGACGGGACAATTGCAAAGCCATGGAGATTATGCACAGTTCAACAAGTAGAAGATTTCAAGACCCTTATAAGAATAATGCCATTATGGTCAACAAGCGTATTCTTAGGTACCCCAATTGGAATCCAAGGCAGCTTGACTATCTTGCAGGCTCTAACCATGGACCGTCACCTAGGGCCTCATTTTCAAATACCAGCTGGGTCTGTTGTAGTCGTCATTCTAATTTCCAGTATCATCTTTCTCGGCCTCATTGATAGGTTATTATGTCCCATGTGGAAGAAGTTAACTGGTCATTTTCCGACACCCCTCCAACGTATAGGATTAGGCCACGTGCTAAACGTGTTCGCCATGGCAGTTTCAGCACTGGTAGAGTCTAAAAGGCTTAAAATTTCCCAAGACCATCCTGGTGCAACTACTGTCCCCATGTTGGCATTGTGGCTCTTCCCACAATTGGTTTTGGTTGGCGTTGGAGAGGCATTTCATTTTCCAGGACAAGTTTCTTTGTATTACCAAGAATTTCCTTCGTCGCTGAAAAGCACAGCAACAGCGATGATCTCGTTGGTTATCGGGATTGCATTTTATTTAGGGACAGGTTTGATTAATCTGGTTCAGAGGGTTACAAGATGGCTACCGGACAACCAAAACGATGGGAAGCTAGAGAATGTGTATTGGATGCTAGTTGTAATTGGAGTGGTAAACTTTGGTTATTATTTAGTCTGTGCGTACAAGTATCAAAATGTACAGGATACAGATGGTAGTTTGGAATCTGATAagaagtgatttttttttttttgtgagaaataAGAAGTGATGTTTTTGCTAGTCCCTTTCTAAGCTAAGCATAGTTAGTGTCTTAATGAGTTCGACTCATGAAAAACTAAATTGATTTTGGCCATCATTTATCTCTATTACTATAAAAGGATGCTCTAGTTTGGTATCAAAGAGTTTCACTAAAATCTAACGTTTGCGTAGTTGAATTCTTTAGAGAATAAAAATCCCAGAAGTCCAAAACAGTAAATCattaaaataatataaaagcaaaataatttttgtttttaacaaaaagtaaaataaaaaaataaaaaataaactcaTGTTTTTATAAATTAAGATGTTAGTATAGAAACTATGATATACACACATACgtcccttctagtgagggat harbors:
- the LOC133734304 gene encoding protein NRT1/ PTR FAMILY 2.7-like, whose amino-acid sequence is MENGSLSHTSESQIISSDSSSRRGGWITFPFIIGAIIGLSLAVGGWLSNLIVFLIQEFNVKSIDAAQIANVVNGSSSFFPVIGAIIADSFFGPFLVISISSCISLLGIVFLALTAIFDSLKPQPCLIGLQICQPTSTLQYTILYTGIALASIGLGGTRFTLATVGANQLDKPKNQATFFNWYFIGIYSASTVALTVIVYIEDNVGFKWGFGLAVAANVIGLAIFLSGTRFYHFNKPQGSPFVGLARVIVATTWKRNLQLSSESKDYCYYGHEGVTNRVATTPSRSFSFLNRAAQKAEGDIKPDGTIAKPWRLCTVQQVEDFKTLIRIMPLWSTSVFLGTPIGIQGSLTILQALTMDRHLGPHFQIPAGSVVVVILISSIIFLGLIDRLLCPMWKKLTGHFPTPLQRIGLGHVLNVFAMAVSALVESKRLKISQDHPGATTVPMLALWLFPQLVLVGVGEAFHFPGQVSLYYQEFPSSLKSTATAMISLVIGIAFYLGTGLINLVQRVTRWLPDNQNDGKLENVYWMLVVIGVVNFGYYLVCAYKYQNVQDTDGSLESDKK